The DNA region TCGATTCATTCAGCGCCATGCCGCTTTTCTCTACCGATCAAGTTAGGTTACAGGCAGGATCAGCTAGTCGTTAGAGCTCTGGATCCCAAGAACAGCAGCGGCGGAGACGTTAAGAATGCAGTGCCGAACACCAATTATGTGGTGCCGCTTGATAAAGCTGCTTCCTCTTGCATCACTCGTCCACTTGCTGAAATTCTGCGAGATCTTAACAAGAGGATTCCTGATAATAATCTTAAACGCGATTCCAAAGTTATTCCCTGGTATGTCATTTGTTTATAAACTCTTGTTTGCGTATCTAGGGGTATTTGGTTTGACGGATTATTGTTTTTCGTTTTTCATGAAATTATTATGCTGAAAAGAGAGGAAATGGAGATGTTGGGACTTGGGAACATAAGGGTGGAGGAAAATtgatttcaatttgatttggAGGAGAATGTATACTATGAAATGGGAAACCTAgtttttcaatttgaattttttgtcACAGCAAACAATagaaaaatggtgaaaataattttgtggaATAGATTTTCACATAATCCAAACCCCCTTTTAATTGGAGCATTCTGAAATTTGCTTATTGTGTAAATCATCAGGTACCATGCTAACAGGATGTTGAGTTTTTATGCTCCAGGTGCTGTACACTCCTAATCCTTTTTTAGATTATTGTAATGTTGAGCTTAAAAGTTTTGTCAGTTTTGGAAGCATATTGTggttaaagtgtttatttacttGGTGCAATATGTAATTTCTTCTACATTTTGTCAATTGAATTTGAAGTATGAGATAATTCTGCCATATGTCAAGACCTTATGTATTggtaatatttttgtttgttgtgCGGACATCGGAAGCTTTCACCCAAAaacaattgaaaacaacaaaacaaatgaaCAAAAATAAGAAACACACCAAGAATTTGACGTGGTTTACTATCAATGTGGTAGTTAGGTCCATTAGACACCGAGAGTAGTATTTCACTATGTAAAGAGATAGAGAAACAAGATGATACATAGTATTTATGCTGCTCACCAAAAAACTCTCAATTTGTGGCTCTCAATTCAATTCCTCTCTTCTTAACCGTAAACCTAACCAATGGGGGTTTATATAATAACCCTCATTTATAAAGGAAATTAGATATACAGACTAAAACCCTAACTCGGCCGTAACCGCTTTGAGTCTCTCTAGAGACTCAATCTTGCCCAAAGCAAGTGCCACGAACTCTAATCTCGATCGAATTGGCCAATAGTCTCGCCTGAAATTCTCAATCTCGCCCAAGACTCCAAATGCCAAAACTTTTATCTTTTCCGCATATTAATCTCGACCAGGATTAACATAATCTCTACCGAGATTAGTGTATGTTGCTTACAGAAACTTCTTCGACCACTCCTTTTGTTCCTTCCCATGATCGATCATTAACAATCTCCATCTTGACGCAAACTCGTGTTTAGCAATGAATCCATCAAACTCCATAGTGAAACTACCATCTTCAGTTTTAGCCGATGCTCAGTTCATGCACAAACCAATCATCCCAACAAATCCTGAACAGAGACTCATTACCTACTTGTAACCAAGTAATATCCACTCACAATGCTCCATCTACATCACGAGTCCATGGGTAAGCTCTACCTAGAGACCAACAATATTAGATACTTTAGTAGTTTTAGTTTCTcgataataaattatttttatatataaggtGGACTGCTAGAGTGATGTTTGATTCAATATGTTAATGTGTGTTATAGAAAAAATCTCAATGATatcatgtatattttttataaggTATATATGTTGATATTTTGGATGTGGTATTCATGTAGTTGTAAAAACTATTGTTGATATCAAAACTGAAACAACGAAATTTCTAAAAACTTGTTTTAGTAATTTACTATCTTTATTACAAAATATCTTTACAATGTGTAACAATGAAATTAGAATTTATCATCTTAAttcaaaagttatttttgtaGAAGTGCAAAGAAAGATTTCGAGTGTTAAGAACCAACAGGAAAAGAAAAGTATGAATACTTAGAAGGAATAAAGGAAGTAAAACTTTTGAGGCATAGATACAATTATGTCAGTAATCTGTTGTTATGGAAATGGTGAATTCGGATTCCCTAATTCAACAAAAGGGCCTATTACGTAGGACTTACTttcttttcaattctacccagtTCTCGTCACTTAGTTAATTTCAGTCCCAATTCACTtgcacttttaatttttttgtattctTTTGGTTTAGTTCCATTTCAGTTCTCTTCAGTCTTGTTTAGTTGAGTTCAAATAGTTCAAATCCTATACAACAGGCCGTAGATTCTTTGGTTTCTCAATGTCTTTGTTAGAAATGGTCATTGTGACTTTGTGAGCACAAATTAAGGTTCCTTCCCAAAATTAAGCACATATTGTTGCTTTATTTAGGTCAATCATTTATGATGTATGCATTGGTGAAATCTATCAATTTATGTTTTTTGCTAATGCATTTGTCAGCGACACTCACTGTTCAATATGAAGTTATTAGTGGCAGCTAGGTTTGTGCTGGAGAATCAATTGTGATCTAACACtcattgttcatacttcatattaTACACATTATATATTTTCGTTCAGCAAAATTGCCtgtattttcaatttttgcttCACTTCACTTTGCTTTAGCTTCTAGAGTTATCTTCTTTGCCATTTTATTGCTATACCATGAAACTTGACCCACTTCATTTGTGGGCTCTTAAGGAGAACTGCCTCTTGTTTGGTTTCTTGGGCTTTTGTATCCTAACCAAGAGAAAAGTATTGGCCGCATGAACACCTGTTTGAGTCTCTGAGATCCTGACCCCTTAATTCCCTCTGTCAGCTCTTGGCTTTACCCAATGTCGTAAAAATGCGCCTGGATCCTTGGATTTGTTTTCTTATCTGACAACAAAGTCCTTTTGGCTCGCCTATCTTCTGTTGTACCTTACAAATTGGTTCATTTTACTGTTTGATCCTTAATTTTTGGCCTTTGCTTTTATCAtgtcttttatatttttataggcTTATGATTTGTGTTGGGATTTTCTACAAACTATTTGGGGTAATAGTTTTTCTTTTTAGGTTAAGACAAGTGATTTgggtttctttttaatttgataaaaaaatatgtaaccTTGTAACTATGACTAAAAGGGGTCAAAATAATCAAGCTCGCTGATTTTGTATGCCTAATGCTTTGTGCAGAGTTGCTGAATTGTGTTCTGGTGCTTAGTTAATGATAATATTTGCATTACTTGTGATGAATGGTATTGTCCTGAAGTTTTTTGTGCTAATATGCATTGTGTGCTAGTGTGGAGGTAGCTAAATGTAAGCCCAAAACAGTATAATTCTAATGCCTTTTGTAGAGCCTGCTCTCCACAGGATAAAAGGGACCAGTTGTATTCTATGCGATTTAACCCTTCATCAAAAACAATGCCAATGTCTTAATTCAAAAAGATTAGGGTCTTCTATGTATACCAATATGTCTTAATCCAAAAAGATTAGAGTCTTCTAGTGGTTGCCCACAaaaattctctttttctttattcattTCGATTTTCTTCATCTCAACCTGTATATCTAAATTCTTTATATTCTTTTCCACTCCTGCCCTCCAGATCATCATCTTCTGTCTTCCTCACCCTCTTATTAAAATTCCCAAAGTTATAACTTTCTATCTTCATTACCAGTTCACCAATACCCTAACCATATCAATTTTTTTCCTCCTCAATATCAGAGACTCCTAAAGCCTTTCTTATGTCTTACTTTCGAATTCAATCCCTCAAAGTATGTCTGATCATCTGTCTATGCATCCACATTCCTGCTACTCCTATCGTCCTATGATGGTCCTTTCTAATAGCCCAACAATTTGATCCAAATAATAGCAGTGTTCTAATAGTTGTTTGATAAACTTGCCCTTTAGGTTTAGGGACACATCTGGATCACATAATATCCTTGTAATAAACAAATGTGAAACCATCTGCTTTTGTTCAGAAATGCAATGACTGTTACTGCACAACTTCTACTAGGGGCATATAGTTGTGAAACTTGTGATTCAATGCCAATTTAATTAAAGAATAGGGAATCTTTCAGCTTGAAAAAGGACCTTTGCCTTGATGTTGTTAGTTTGCTGAAGAAAATACAACTAAAACCTTAACCCTTCTGATTGGGAGTATCTATGAAGACTTCCATGACAGAAGATCTCTATACAGAAGCCTTTGTACTCCCAGAGTCCCAGCTAAGTTGAtattcatttttgttttgtgtAGGTTGGTGTGGAGAAGTGCGTGATGTTATCTTCGCTGATGATGGAAGTGTTACAGTTGTCTACCGTGTCACTATACGAGGATCTGATGGAGAGGTGGGTTTCTATCCTAATGCTGCATTTTGTGCACAGCCTTTACCTATACCGGTAACAAGAATAAATGTTTCCCCTATTGTCCTTGTTGTTTGTGAACCTTTATATCAATTTTGTGTgtatatcatataaaataatcactttCTGCAATgcttcttttattttctttctggtgtttattttataaatccATTTATGTTGGTTTGGTCATATGCAAAGTAGACCGAAAAAATGCACTAGTTAGAATAGCGGAAGGTTGGAATTTTGAGGAGCTTAGAAGAGAAAGAGATAGGCGGAAGGGGACCAGAACAGCAAGtgtacaaaataaaatgaagaattgAGATTTGCAGGAGTATATTACAATAATAGGCATGAATGAGGGAGAATGTATGTGGATGATTATTGAAGTGATGTTTTAATTAGATAGGTATAATCTTAGCTAGTGACAATCTCTTTGACATTGCTAATCTGTATAATTCTTTGTTCGCCGTGGACGTTCTCATTTCTTGCatctaaattcttttcttcATATTTGTGTGTGTGCGTATGTGTGTTTCTTTATTGAAGAGGGTTCGGCAGATAGTTGAATCCTTCAAGTTGAAGGATTTcacttgaaacaaaattttcCTGGATTCCTTATTTTCTATTATGTTCTGGAAAAACGACTTTGCTTCCCTTGATGTTTCATGCTAACTTCCACAAAATTTTAATCAGTTCTTTTATACAAAATGTAAATGGTTTTCTCCTGTTGACATTTTATATCGATCTGAAAGACAATTTCTTCGTTTGCCTCTTACCATTATAAGTTGATTCATACTGTCCACTTAGATAGCCGTCTCATGACTGGCTTCTAGCTAGTACCTTTACTACCGGGTGAGCTTGCTGGGTTATTTTGTATTGCTCCTTCATCCTTTTAAGTTTGCCACAATATTTGCAAAAGCTCCCACATATTAAAAAGTATTGGGAGCAACCTTAAAGGGACGAAGGGAGTAGATCACAGCACTAAGATTTTATTGTACTATTCAATTGTTCTTTGCCGATATACCACATTCTGATGGTGAACTTTCTAAAAATTCATTCTAGGCATATCGTGAAGCTACAGGAACAATCTTGTCTAATGATCTCAATTCTGCTGATCCCGTTGCTGCAGCGGAGGAAAAAGCTTTTGTCAAGGCTTGTGCTCGTTTTGGGCTTGGCTTGTATTTATATCACGAGTAATCAATCTATTCTACGTCTGTTATGGTTTTTGATGTACATACAATCATGTACGAAGACATGACAAATCACACGTGTTGACGTTGGGAAAACGAACATCAGGTGAAAGCTTGATGCCATTGAGCTGTATCTCCCTGCTGAAAGTCAATCCGAACAATGACTTCACGTTGAATGCTATATGTTGTTGCTGGTGTAAGATGGTAATCCTGTTTCGAGGATTTCTTTAGTCGTTTCAGCTAAGAGGTTATGTTGTCGATTTGATGTATTCATTAGTTTTATTGTATGAACTTGCCCTTTTACAAAATGTCCTTTTCTACAGGAAATGTGCAACTTATTTGGAGATTTGTGTAACATCCCCCTTTTGTCTGATAACATGTAGTTGGGTTTATCTTATGACATCGAGCAAACAACAAAGGAACTGGCTAAGAATGGCTTCTTTCAGATGATTAAATTGAGTCTTTGTTGGTTGATTTTGACCATTTATAAGCTCGGAATGAATTGAAAAACAGACGTATGAAATTAGAGAATATTGATAGGATCTAAACGGACAATAAGATTTTACTATCCGATCAAATAAATTTAGTCTCTTTTATAATTAACATTTTTATTCATGTCTTTCACAAATTAATTTCTCATACAAACACATTATTGATTAAAATATTCTAATATTACGTAATAAAGTTCTTTATTCTAATATTCATTTCTTAACCATAAACTtacaattttatgaaaaaattttaaactttttaaatgAATAATTACGATCATCATTACAcaaaaattattagtttttgttccctttattttgtaggtgggtctacttatttatatttttatgcctttattttatcttttccgTGTAGCTACGTTTtcgtttgtttcttttgctttctcgagccgggggactcct from Amaranthus tricolor cultivar Red isolate AtriRed21 chromosome 3, ASM2621246v1, whole genome shotgun sequence includes:
- the LOC130809037 gene encoding DNA repair RAD52-like protein 2, chloroplastic, whose amino-acid sequence is MALQNSTILSKSTTMASMDNRLISKSIHSAPCRFSLPIKLGYRQDQLVVRALDPKNSSGGDVKNAVPNTNYVVPLDKAASSCITRPLAEILRDLNKRIPDNNLKRDSKVIPWYHANRMLSFYAPGWCGEVRDVIFADDGSVTVVYRVTIRGSDGEAYREATGTILSNDLNSADPVAAAEEKAFVKACARFGLGLYLYHE